The window GCTCCGGGCTCTCCGGTGGCCAGCAGCAGCGTCTGTGCATCGCCCGGGCGATCGCGGTCGAGCCGAAGGTGCTGCTGATGGACGAGCCGTGCTCCGCGCTGGACCCGATCTCCACCCTCGCCATCGAGGACCTGATCGGTGAGCTGAAGGAGCGCTTCACGATCGTCATCGTGACGCACAACATGCAGCAGGCGGCGCGTGTCTCGGACCGTACGGCGTTCTTCAACCTGGCCGCCGTCGGGCAGCCGGGCCGGCTGATCGAGATCGACGACACCGAGCGGATCTTCTCCAACCCGTCCGTGCAGGCCACGGAGGACTACATCTCCGGCCGCTTCGGCTGACGGACACCGCGGTCCCGGCCGGTCCGAGGACGCGCGCACGAACCCCTCGCGGTGCTGCATGGCGGTGCCACCGCGAGGACGCAAAAGGGCCCGCCCCCGGTCAACGGGGGCGGGCCCCTGCGTTTCGCCTCCGGCGGGTGCCGCTGCCCTTGCCTTTACGCTCCCCCGTCCGCGCCTCCCGGCCGACCGGTCCTGCCGTGGGCCGGAAGCCGAGCGCCCACCCCCTGTCCCGGTTCCGGCCGGGGGTGGAGGTGGGCGGGGCTGTGCGGAGAGGAGGAGGCGCTACAGGACCGTCAGGTTGATCAGGCCGAAGGCCGCCGCGGCCACCAGGGCCGCCGCCGGCATCGTGATGAACCAGCCGAGGACGATGTTCTTGGCCACGCCCCACCGGACGGCGTTGACCCGCTTCGTCGCGCCGACACCCATGATCGCCGAGGTGATGACATGGGTCGTGGAGATCGGCGCCTTGAAGATGAACGCCGTGGTGAACATGATCGACGCACCGGTCGTCTCCGCGGCGAAACCCTGCGGCGGGTCGAGCTCGATGATCTTGCGGCCGAGGGTCCGCATGATGCGCCAGCCACCCGCGTAGGTGCCCAGCGACAGCATGATCGCGCAGACGATCTTCACCCACACCGGGATCGGGTCGCCGTACGTCTCGTGGCCGGAGATCACCAGCGCCATCACCACGACACCCATCGTCTTCTGGGCGTCCTGGAGGCCGTGGCCGAGCGCCATGCCGGCGGCCGACACGGTCTGCGCGATGCGGAAGCCCCGCTTCGCCTTGTGCGGGTTGGACCGGCGGAACAGCCACATGATCGCCGTCATCACCAGATAGCCGACGATCAGACCGACGACCGGCGACAGGAACATCGGGATGATGACCTTGTCGACGACGCCGTTCCACAGCACCTCCGTGCCGCCCGCGAGGGCCGCGCCCACCAGGCCGCCGAACAGGGCGTGGGAGGACGAGGAGGGCAGGCCGAAGTACCAGGTGATCAGGTTCCAGACGATCGCGCCGACCAGGGCCGCGAAGAGGATGCCCAACCCCGTGGAGCCCTTGGGCGTCTCGATCAGGCCCTCGCTGACGGTCTTGGCGACCCCGGAGCCCAGGAAGGCGCCGGCGAGGTTCATGACGGCGGCCATGGCGAGCGCCGCCCGCGGGGTCAGCGCCCGCGTCGACACCGACGTGGCGATCGCGTTCGCGGAGTCGTGGAAGCCGTTCGTGTACGTGAAGAAGAGCGCGACCGCGATGGTCACGATCAGGGCGAAGGTGTCCATCGACGCCTCAGGACTCCTTGA of the Streptomyces sp. 1222.5 genome contains:
- a CDS encoding inorganic phosphate transporter, yielding MDTFALIVTIAVALFFTYTNGFHDSANAIATSVSTRALTPRAALAMAAVMNLAGAFLGSGVAKTVSEGLIETPKGSTGLGILFAALVGAIVWNLITWYFGLPSSSSHALFGGLVGAALAGGTEVLWNGVVDKVIIPMFLSPVVGLIVGYLVMTAIMWLFRRSNPHKAKRGFRIAQTVSAAGMALGHGLQDAQKTMGVVVMALVISGHETYGDPIPVWVKIVCAIMLSLGTYAGGWRIMRTLGRKIIELDPPQGFAAETTGASIMFTTAFIFKAPISTTHVITSAIMGVGATKRVNAVRWGVAKNIVLGWFITMPAAALVAAAAFGLINLTVL